DNA sequence from the Acetobacteroides hydrogenigenes genome:
TTCGGGAAAACTTGCTCCTAGCTTAATGGGTGCTATCGCAGTATCTGCATACTCTTACATGGCTCTTGTTCCGGTTATCCAGCCTCCTATCATGAAGTTGCTTACCACCAAGAAGGAGCGCGTAATCCGCATGAAAGCTCCTCGCCAGGTATCGAAGCTAGAGAAGATCCTCTTCCCTATCGTAGGATTGCTGCTTACCTGCTTCATCGTTCCAACTGGTCTTCCACTTCTTGGTATGCTCTTCTTCGGCAACCTGCTTAAGGAAAGTACCGTTACCAAGCGTTTGGCCGATACCGCTAAGGGTCCACTTATCGATATCGTAACCATCCTTATCGGTTTAACCGTTGGTGCATCGACACAGGCAACCACCTTCCTTAAAACGGAATCGGTGCTTATCTTCGGACTAGGTGCTGCCTCGTTCATCATCGCAACCTTTGGTGGGGTAATGTTCGTTAAGATCCTTAACCTATTCCTTAAGGAGGGTAACAAGATCAACCCGCTTATCGGTAATGCAGGGGTTTCGGCTGTGCCCGATAGCGCCCGCGTATCGCATGTGGTGGGATTGGAGTACGATAAGACCAACTATCTGCTAATGCACGCCATGGGGCCAAACGTGGCCGGTGTGATCGGTAGCGCCGTTGCTGCCGGTATTATGCTTAGCTTCCTTAGCTAGTTTTAAAGAAAACCATATAAAAAAAGGAGAGGCGTTGCATGCAACGCCTCTCCTTTTTTTGGATAGCCTAGAAACCCTCACCACCACCAAACAAAAAAGGCCCTACGCACTGTAGAGCCTCCTCTGATGATGTCTTTTATAGCTTAAAACTATGCAAGCTTCACGTTTACGGCATTGATTCCCCTTTTGCCTTCTTCAAGGTCGAAGGTTACCTCGTCGTTATCCTTGATTCGGTCTACCAAACCAGATACGTGTACGAAATACTCCTTTGGAGAATCTGCATCTTTAATGAAACCGAAACCTTTGGTCTCATCAAAAAACTTTACTGTTCCTTTGCTCATTATGAAAAATTTAATGGATGGAAAGGTACGATTAATAATTTGATATTATCATCCCCTTCATTTTTGCTATGCCGATGGGGTTTTTCGGCCCAAAACAGCAGTACAGCATACTACAATAGGCTTTCAACGAAGAAAGCCCTCCTATTTCGGCCCATTAGGCTAAACTAAAAGCTAATTATGGGCGCATTTTTTGCCCATTTAGCCCTCTTTTTTCGACAAATCGCATACATTTTCCATCTATTTAGCTGATGCCAGCATGCGAAAAGGGCGCTACGCCCCTCATTTACCCCGAAAGAAGGCCGAAAAAGCGGGGTGTTTTGGGATGAAAGATGCCATTCTGTTGATTTTTTGGGTGGAGCTAAGCACCAAGAAGCCCAGGAATCAGCACCCGTAAAAAATAGCGCACCCCTTACCTTCACCTCGACTCCGCTCGGTGGACAATAAAAAGGTCGCCGAGCGAAACCGAGCGGTATCCGAGCAAAGCCGAGGAGAACGATCACCAAATCCGAGGTAGCCGCTACGCAGAGTAGAGGCGGAGAATGCTGATGCCACCTCGACTCCGCTCGGTGGGCAATAAAAAGGTCGCCGAGCGAAGTCGAGTGGTCGCAGAACGGAGTCGAGGAGAACACCATCAAATCCGAGCGGTCGCCGAGCGGAGTCGAGGCGCCCCCAAAAAAAAACGAAACCCATACAAGCATCAGCAAGTATGGGCTTCGGTATAGGAGAACGCCGAGGCTACAATCCGAGGATCTCGCACTCGCGCTTATCGAGGGCTAGCTTTGCCAGCTGGCGCAGCTCGTCGTACCAGCTTTTTAGGGTGTCGAAGGCATCGTTACGCTCGGAGGTTGCCATACGCGCCTCTCCGGTCTCCTTTAGCTGAACCTGGTTGGCCGCAATGGCATCCTCCACCAGCTTCTTTGCAGCGGTAAGGTCTTCGGCCTTGATGTTGTACTTGCCCAAACGCTCCATAACTACCGGAATCGAAAGCGCATTGGTGTAGAAGTCGAGCCGAGATTGCGCCCAGCCATCGAACGTCGATTTTTCCAACGATACAACGCCCAGCTGATCCTGCAAACCCTTTTCCTTGATGGCAACTCGCGAAATCTTGTAGATCACCTTAAACCGCACATCGGCCAAGCCGAATAGCTCGTTACAGCGCTCGGTGGCGCTATGCTGTTCGCCCTCTTCCATCTTCTGCTTTTGCGATTTTTGAGTAGCAGTAGCAAAAAGCAGCTTGCCCTCGGCCAACGATTCGTTGGTGAAGCCAAAACCCTGCAGCTTGGCCGCAAGGGTCGGGTTCGACTCTAGGTTAGCGATAGATGTTCCGATCCTCTGAAGATCTTCATCCTTTGTTCGATACTTTGACATAATTTTATTGGGTTAGTTTTGACTTGGGCCTACGCAGCGTAAACCCGTTTGCTATAAAAAATTAATAGTTACCGCTTATATATTGCTCGATCTCGCGCACACCAGATAGTCTACCATCGGAAAGGGATTTCTGCCAACCGGAAAATGACTTCCGCCTGCCGGAATGTCATTTCTGCCAACCGGAAAACGATTTATGCCCGCCGGAATGTCACTTCTGCCGATCGGAAAGCCATTTCTGCCTGCCGGAAAATGATTTCTGCCAATCGGAATGCCATTTCTGCCTGCCGGAAAACGGTTTCTGCCAATCGGAAAGCCATTTCGGCCAACCTGCCTCCTATTTCTCCCCACCGGCTAGCGGCCTCTCCCACCCTTCGCGGCTACTTCGCTAAGGCGCTAGCTGGTTTGTTGGCCATCGGAGCCTGATCAGCTAACCAATCTGGTAAAACATGCCTTCAAAGAACGAGCAATAGCTAATTTATAAAAATATTCGTTGGTTGATTCTTTTTGATGTTTTTTTGTTAATTTTTTCGTCGGATAGCCTCGACTTCGCTCGGCTACCACGGGCAGATGAAAACCTAAAGCCGAAATACTAGGAGCCGAAGCTCTGGAAGCCGAGCGGAGCCGAGGCTCGACTCCCCTTCACCCCCACCCTGAAATTACCTCGTTTGACTGAAGTTGCGCCCCATTGCCGTCAAGCTAAGGCCATGGGCTGAAGCCTTCGCCTAGCCGCGAACACCTTCTATCCGCTACTACAGCACCTGGGCATTCGGGAGATGCGCTTTAGGTACTTGAAAACGGGGCAGGCATGGCGTACCTTGCTGCTGTTTACAAAAAATCGAAGCGTATGAAATGGATAAAAAAGCTGCTAACCAGCATTTCTGGAGCGCCAGTGGCCGATAACCAGAACGTGCTAACGGCGGGCAGGCGGGGGCCAATGCTCCTTCAGGACGTGTGGTTTCTCGAAAAGCTCGCCCATTTCGACCGTGAGGTAATCCCCGAGCGGAGGATGCACGCCAAGGGCTCTGGCGCCTTTGGAACCTTTACGGTAACCAACGATATCACCAAGCACACCAAGGCCAACATCTTTTCGAAAGTGGGCAAAAAAACCGACCTCTTTGTTCGCTTCTCCACCGTGGCGGGCGAGCGGGGCGCCGCTGATGCCGAGCGCGACATCCGTGGATTTGCCATAAAGTTCTACACCGAAGAGGGAAACTGGGATTTGGTGGGGAACAACACCCCCGTTTTCTTCCTACGAGACCCCCTTAAGTTCCCCGACCTGAACCATGCCGTAAAGCGCGACCCGAGAACCAACCTGCGCAGCGCCAAAAATAACTGGGACTTCTGGACTAGCCTGCCCGAGGCGCTCCATCAGGTCACCATCACAATGAGCGATAGAGGTATTCCCTACTCCTACCGCCACATGCACGGGTTTGGGAGCCACACCTTCAGCCTCATCAACGCCAAGAACGAGCGCATTTGGGTAAAGTTCCACCTGACAACCCACCAGGGCATCAAAAACCTTACCGACCAAGAGGCCGAAGCCGTTATCGGTAAATGCCGGGAAAGCCATCAGCGCGACCTCTACGACAGCATCGAACGCGGCGACTTCCCCCGGTGGACGATGAAGATTCAGCTCATGACGGAGGAGCAAGCCAAAAAGAGCCCATTTAATCCGTTCGACCTCACCAAAGTTTGGCCGCACAAGGAGTACCCGCTTATCGATGTAGGGATTCTCGAACTCAACAAGAACCCCGAGAACTACTTTGCCGATGTCGAGCAGGCGGCCTTTAATCCGGCAAACGTTGTTCCCGGCATAGGCTTCTCGCCCGACAAGATGCTACAAGGACGGCTCTTCTCCTATGGCGATGCCCAGCGCTACCGGCTCGGAGTCAACTTCCACCAGATTCCGGTAAACAAGTCGAGGTGCCCCTTTCTGAACATGTTCCACCGCGACGGGCAGATGCGGGTTGACGGCAACTGCGGCTCTACGCTGGGCTACGAGCCCAACAGCTACGGCGAATGGCAGGATAGCGCCGAATTCCTAGAGCCCCCTCTGGAAATTGATGGGGCCGCCGATCACTGGGATCACCGTCAGGACGATGCCGACTACTACAGCCAGCCGGGCATCCTATTCCGGTTGATGAGCAAGGAGCAGCAGCAGGTGCTATTTGAGAATACGGCACGCGCCATGGGCGATGCCCCCAAAGAGATCAAGCTAAGGCATATTAGGAACTGCCTAAAGGCCGACGAAGCCTACGGCAACGGCGTTGCTAAAGAGCTGGGCCTCGATGTGGCCGAAGCACTCAGGAGCTAATGCTTAACAGAAAGCCCCACAAAGCACCCATGCCTTTTATGGAGCATGGGTGCTTTCGTTTGAAAGAGGCCTTAGGCCGCAACGAAACAAAGCGTAGATGGGCTAAAATGTAACGTTAGGGGAAGATTTTCGTCTATGGTAACGTAAAGCATATAGCAAACCAACCTAAAATCTTTATAGGATGAAACGCACAAAGAACTACGCTCAGATTGCCATACCTACAATAGCCATAGTCCTAGTACTATTCCTGTGTAATGGCTTCAAAACCGCATCGAGCAAGTATGATTCGACATTTAGGAGCATCGTCGGCAACGAGCTAACCACCGAGAATGTGGGCATCCTTGCAAGCATCATCTCCCCAAAAAAACATATCGAATGGAGCGGGGCATCGGGATACGCCGACAAGGAAACAAAAAAGGAGCTGCAGCCAAACGGCAAGTTCAGAATAGCAAGCGTTACCAAAACGTACGTTGCGGCAACCATCCTTAGGCTATGGGAGGATAAAAAATTAGTCCTCGACGATCCTATTACGAAGTACATCTCGAAAGCGTATGCAGATACCCTTGTAAAGGGAGGCTACGATCCGAATCGGATAACCATTAGGCACCTGCTCACCCACTCGGGAGGGCTATCGGAGCATACCCAATCGCCAAAATTCGAAAACGAGTTCCTCAAAACACGCCACGTTTGGAGTCGCGAAGAGCAGGTATCCGATCTAATTAAGTACACGAAGCCGGTGGGGCTACCGGGGGAGCAATTCGGCTATTCGGATACAGGGTATATTCTACTGGGTGATATTATAGAGAGTATTACGAAACAATCTATGGGCGATGCCATCTGCGAGCAGCTACATTTTAAGCAGCTGGGTATAAACGACACGCATATGGAAGCGTTTGATGGCGATTTTACGGGCGCTCGCATCCATCAATACCATAACGGATTCGACACCTACAACTTCCACCCATCGATGGACTACTATGGAGGCGGCGGGCTGCTATCCACCACTGCCGATTTAAGCCGTTTTTTCCACTGCCTTTTTAACCATAAAGTATTTCGCCATAAGTCGACCCTAGACACCATGCTTACCCCTGTTAAGTACAACACTAAACAGGCGTTGGATTACAGAATGGGGATTTGGAGGATAGAGATTAATGGCATGACAGCCTACACCCATTCGGGTTTCTGGGGAACTCAGGTTGTGTATATACCTGAGATTAATACAGCTTTAGCAGCAAATTACAGCCAGCGCTGGAACGTTAAAGGTCCAGCGCCTGTAATTCAGAAACTGGTTGATGCCGTACAGGCAAAAGGTGTGGAGAAGTAGATATCTGCTAAGCGTTGCGTCCTCGCAACGCTTAGTGCATCCTAGCCTTTGGACAAAGAATGCGGCTGGAGGCCGCAAGGGAATAAAGCGTAGGTAGAGCCATTTTTTCAAATCCTAAAATGCATAATCAGGGTAGGTTATCCCCTCCTTGGAGGGGGCTGGGGGTGGGTTTGCTCGTTAAAATCAACATTTTTCACACCACTTAGCGTTCTTAACCCATCCCTACCTCCCGCATAAGCGGGAGGATAAGCAGTTTCAATCATGCGTTGATGCTTGATATCTATACTTTCCTTTCAAAAACAGAGTTCTTGCATCAGCTTAGCGTGACGGCTATGGTCTAAAGCCGTCGCATAACGGAACACCTCATTTCTACGCAAAAAACCGCCCACTCTGGAATACCTGTAGCCAAATATGGCTACCTTGCGCCCGCATTTTCACCTAAGCATATGGATTACCAGAGAATATTCGAAGAGATAAACGAGGAGATCAAGAATGATGCTCCCTGCGGCGAGGTTGCCTCGTACATTCCCGAACTGGGTCGTGTTGATCCCAACAAGTTTGGCGTTCACCTAACCACGGTAAATGGCGAGCACTACAGTTTTGGCGATTCCGACGAGAAGTTCTCCATCCAGAGCATTGCCAAGGTGCTATCGCTGGCAATGGCCTACAACATGGAGGGCGAGGCGCTCTGGGAAAGGGTTGGCGTAGAGCCTTCGGGAACGCCGTTCAACTCGCTCGTGCAGCTGGAGTACGACATGGGCATTCCGCGCAACCCGTTTATCAATGCCGGTGCGCTGGTAATAGCCGATATTCTGGTTAGCCACCTGGCAAATCCGAAGGAGGAGCTTATTCGCTTTGTCAGGGAGGTGTCGGGCAACAATGAAATAGACTACTGTACGCGCATTGCCGAATCGGAAAAGTCGATGGGTTACCGAAACGCGGCGCTCATCAACCTGATGAAGTCGTTTGGCAACATCAAGAACGACATCGATGTGGTTATGGACTTCTACTTTAACCTCTGCTCCATCGAAATGACCTGTAAGGAGCTTTCGCGCACGTTCCTTTTCCTTGCCACCTACGGCATCTGTCCAGAAACAAAGCAAACCATCCTAAGCGTGAGCAAGGCAAAGCGCATAAACGCCATTATGCAGCTGTGCGGCTTCTACGACGAGGCTGGGGAGTTCTCCTTTAAGGTGGGACTTCCGGGAAAGAGCGGCGTTGGCGGAGGTATTGTGGCCATCTACCCCAACAAGTACAGCATTGCCGTTTGGAGCCCTCGCTTAAACAAGAAGGGCAACTCCAGCAAGGGAATTAAGTTCCTGGAGCTGCTTACGACAAAGACGCAGGCGTCGATTTTTTAGGGGGAAAACGCACCTCTATGGTTTGCTTAAGGCAAAATCAGCGCTATTCCCCTCCTTCTCAAGGAGGGGTCGGCGTAGCCGGGGGTGGTTGCTGTTGAAAAATCTAAGAATTACTCGCTATTCCGACTTAAACCACCCCACCCTTCGGGCACCCCTCCTTGAGAAGGAGGGGAATAGCACCTGTGCATCCTTTGCCTATAACATCAAAACAACACATCAAATTGAGGTTCGCATAAACGAAAAGAGGCGTTGCATGCAACGCCTCTAAAATATTCTATACCCTTTACGGAACAATTTACCTATCCTCAATACCCAACATATCCATCAGCCCGTTGATAAAGGTAAGCGGATGGGCGGGGTTGCCGGGCACGTACAGGTCGATGTGGTGAGCCTCAACAAACGAGCGATCGAGGGCAGGACTATCGGCAAAGAGTCCTCCGCTGATGGCATCGGAACCTACGAGCACCACCACCTTTGGGTCGGGCGTGGCATCGAAGCACACCTGAAGGGCTTGCGCCATATTCGCCGAGATAGGACCTGTTATCACCACCCCATCGACATGGCGAGGCGAGGCTACGAACTCGATACCGAAGCGCCCCATGTCGAAGTTGACGTTTCCGGCAGCGTTTAGCTCCATCTCGCCCGAGTTTTCTCCCGCAGCCGACACCTCGCGTAGCTTAAGAGAATTCCTTAAAGTCTTACGTATTTCGGGACGAATGGCAGACTCGTCCAATCTGATAGGCTTATCCTCCCCTGCCCTCACGATTAAGTCCTCGCGACGGTTGGCGGCAATCCTAAAGTCGTTGGTAAACTGAATGGCCGTTGGGAAGGCAAACTCGCACTCGCGACAGAAGACGCATTTGCCCAAATCGATGGATAGCGGCGACGATCCGATGGCTTTTGAAGGGCACATGGACACCAGCGCATCCACATCGGCTTGTGGTACCTCGAGGTTAACTACAGGACGGCCCCTGAAAAGCGGGGTAAGCGTTGCGCCACGTAAATCTTTTACGTACTGGATTCCGTGGTCGCGGAGTATTTTTAGTTCGTCGAGCATTCTAAAATAGATTTTAGATATTTCATCAAGACACAAGACATAAGATACAAGACGCAAGACGCGAGTATCACGACTAAGCAGTAAGGGTTCTTAAACTTCTACTCTTTGTGTTTCTCTGTGCACACCTTCGTGGCCTTTGTGGTTAAATTAAATCAGCGTAAATCAGTGTTATCAGTAAAATCAGTGTTCTTATTTTTCT
Encoded proteins:
- a CDS encoding catalase, coding for MKWIKKLLTSISGAPVADNQNVLTAGRRGPMLLQDVWFLEKLAHFDREVIPERRMHAKGSGAFGTFTVTNDITKHTKANIFSKVGKKTDLFVRFSTVAGERGAADAERDIRGFAIKFYTEEGNWDLVGNNTPVFFLRDPLKFPDLNHAVKRDPRTNLRSAKNNWDFWTSLPEALHQVTITMSDRGIPYSYRHMHGFGSHTFSLINAKNERIWVKFHLTTHQGIKNLTDQEAEAVIGKCRESHQRDLYDSIERGDFPRWTMKIQLMTEEQAKKSPFNPFDLTKVWPHKEYPLIDVGILELNKNPENYFADVEQAAFNPANVVPGIGFSPDKMLQGRLFSYGDAQRYRLGVNFHQIPVNKSRCPFLNMFHRDGQMRVDGNCGSTLGYEPNSYGEWQDSAEFLEPPLEIDGAADHWDHRQDDADYYSQPGILFRLMSKEQQQVLFENTARAMGDAPKEIKLRHIRNCLKADEAYGNGVAKELGLDVAEALRS
- a CDS encoding sodium ion-translocating decarboxylase subunit beta — encoded protein: MEQTQSYFSFLSDQISQFLSYTAFANITLGHAIMIIIGLAFIYLAIKKEYEPLLLVPIGFGIVIGNIAFTPGFQVGIYESGSVLNYLYFGVSQGVYPPLIFLGIGAMTDFSALISNPKLMLIGAAAQLGIFGAYAAALWLGFSPEEAGAIGIIGGADGPTAIFLSGKLAPSLMGAIAVSAYSYMALVPVIQPPIMKLLTTKKERVIRMKAPRQVSKLEKILFPIVGLLLTCFIVPTGLPLLGMLFFGNLLKESTVTKRLADTAKGPLIDIVTILIGLTVGASTQATTFLKTESVLIFGLGAASFIIATFGGVMFVKILNLFLKEGNKINPLIGNAGVSAVPDSARVSHVVGLEYDKTNYLLMHAMGPNVAGVIGSAVAAGIMLSFLS
- a CDS encoding cold-shock protein; this translates as MSKGTVKFFDETKGFGFIKDADSPKEYFVHVSGLVDRIKDNDEVTFDLEEGKRGINAVNVKLA
- a CDS encoding glutaminase, with translation MDYQRIFEEINEEIKNDAPCGEVASYIPELGRVDPNKFGVHLTTVNGEHYSFGDSDEKFSIQSIAKVLSLAMAYNMEGEALWERVGVEPSGTPFNSLVQLEYDMGIPRNPFINAGALVIADILVSHLANPKEELIRFVREVSGNNEIDYCTRIAESEKSMGYRNAALINLMKSFGNIKNDIDVVMDFYFNLCSIEMTCKELSRTFLFLATYGICPETKQTILSVSKAKRINAIMQLCGFYDEAGEFSFKVGLPGKSGVGGGIVAIYPNKYSIAVWSPRLNKKGNSSKGIKFLELLTTKTQASIF
- a CDS encoding NADH-quinone oxidoreductase subunit B family protein, with product MLDELKILRDHGIQYVKDLRGATLTPLFRGRPVVNLEVPQADVDALVSMCPSKAIGSSPLSIDLGKCVFCRECEFAFPTAIQFTNDFRIAANRREDLIVRAGEDKPIRLDESAIRPEIRKTLRNSLKLREVSAAGENSGEMELNAAGNVNFDMGRFGIEFVASPRHVDGVVITGPISANMAQALQVCFDATPDPKVVVLVGSDAISGGLFADSPALDRSFVEAHHIDLYVPGNPAHPLTFINGLMDMLGIEDR
- a CDS encoding serine hydrolase domain-containing protein, which codes for MKRTKNYAQIAIPTIAIVLVLFLCNGFKTASSKYDSTFRSIVGNELTTENVGILASIISPKKHIEWSGASGYADKETKKELQPNGKFRIASVTKTYVAATILRLWEDKKLVLDDPITKYISKAYADTLVKGGYDPNRITIRHLLTHSGGLSEHTQSPKFENEFLKTRHVWSREEQVSDLIKYTKPVGLPGEQFGYSDTGYILLGDIIESITKQSMGDAICEQLHFKQLGINDTHMEAFDGDFTGARIHQYHNGFDTYNFHPSMDYYGGGGLLSTTADLSRFFHCLFNHKVFRHKSTLDTMLTPVKYNTKQALDYRMGIWRIEINGMTAYTHSGFWGTQVVYIPEINTALAANYSQRWNVKGPAPVIQKLVDAVQAKGVEK